Proteins co-encoded in one Methanobacterium veterum genomic window:
- a CDS encoding right-handed parallel beta-helix repeat-containing protein, producing MVLAIVSTGSVMADPVSAATLPVTAGSTSAQIQAIIDNAHSGDTISFAPGTYNDIKLNINKTLNLIGNGAIIKGINESDTVIFKITAEGDADGSGSTVQGFEFCLLNNNVTSGSKRVSTGYAIQLDKVSNVVVKNVTSHDGKAAVYNTNAVNTLIENCTFDDKYLKTYAVHIMGGDNITVRNSTIIGAMDGMSIASGATNVYVDNNTFLNNDYCAFFGGGVSNITFINNIFNGFNEGLGIEKASNLTYVLNNTFTNGLGDAIYIQNSYAHGPMSIISKIEIIGNTFKDIIGAAVGVDKSGMFTGDGTGNSIVGINNTVTNVSKGYVNLYSTGQNLNFTMDSSYPATVPGKANISVSSNVSSAAIKTGDKTTYTITVKNNGNGSAANVKISDILKTDFYSSYATYASVGTYANGVWNIGNLNAGDTASLVVTATALKSGTATSQAKATGDNISVLSNKIQKTINKYIKLSYSNSILTNSKVKTGKYVYLGTTVKNSGKDKSGTVKVKITLPKGMKLISVNYPSVYNKATKTWTFTVPAGKEYTFKVKAQVTSKGIKKVTFNDNGAVQYKYITGY from the coding sequence ATGGTCCTAGCCATCGTTTCAACAGGGAGCGTAATGGCAGACCCAGTATCCGCAGCTACCCTTCCCGTAACTGCAGGTTCAACAAGTGCCCAGATACAAGCTATAATTGATAACGCACACAGCGGCGACACAATAAGCTTTGCACCTGGGACATACAACGATATAAAGCTAAATATTAATAAAACACTAAACTTAATTGGTAACGGTGCTATTATTAAGGGCATAAATGAATCAGACACAGTTATTTTCAAAATAACTGCTGAAGGAGATGCAGATGGTTCAGGTTCAACAGTTCAAGGATTTGAATTTTGCCTTTTAAACAACAACGTTACTTCTGGATCAAAACGCGTATCAACCGGATATGCAATCCAGTTAGATAAAGTATCAAACGTTGTAGTTAAAAATGTTACCTCTCATGACGGGAAAGCAGCGGTTTACAATACAAACGCAGTTAATACACTTATAGAAAACTGTACTTTTGATGATAAATACTTAAAAACCTATGCTGTGCACATAATGGGTGGAGACAACATTACAGTGAGAAACAGCACAATTATTGGTGCTATGGACGGTATGTCTATCGCTTCTGGAGCTACCAATGTATATGTTGACAACAACACATTCTTAAACAACGACTACTGTGCCTTCTTCGGTGGTGGAGTATCCAACATAACTTTCATAAACAACATATTTAACGGTTTCAATGAAGGTTTAGGAATTGAAAAAGCTTCTAATCTAACTTATGTACTAAATAACACATTTACTAATGGATTAGGAGACGCAATATACATCCAGAACTCATATGCCCACGGACCAATGAGTATCATAAGCAAAATTGAAATTATTGGAAACACCTTTAAAGATATCATTGGAGCAGCTGTTGGAGTTGATAAATCTGGAATGTTCACCGGTGACGGTACTGGAAACTCCATAGTTGGTATCAACAACACAGTTACCAACGTTTCAAAAGGGTATGTAAACCTTTACTCCACAGGCCAGAACCTGAACTTCACCATGGACTCATCATATCCCGCAACCGTACCTGGAAAAGCAAACATCTCAGTCTCAAGCAATGTTTCTTCTGCAGCCATCAAAACTGGCGATAAAACTACATACACCATAACCGTTAAAAACAACGGAAACGGCAGTGCAGCCAACGTTAAAATAAGCGACATCTTAAAAACTGATTTCTACTCAAGCTACGCTACTTATGCATCTGTAGGAACTTATGCTAATGGAGTATGGAACATAGGCAACTTAAATGCAGGGGATACTGCATCATTAGTAGTTACTGCAACTGCTTTAAAATCTGGAACAGCCACATCCCAGGCAAAAGCAACTGGAGACAATATAAGCGTATTATCCAACAAAATACAAAAAACCATAAATAAGTACATTAAACTGTCTTATTCCAATTCAATCCTCACCAACTCCAAAGTTAAAACTGGTAAATACGTTTACCTAGGAACCACAGTGAAAAACTCTGGAAAAGACAAGTCTGGAACTGTTAAAGTTAAAATAACATTACCTAAAGGCATGAAATTGATCTCAGTTAATTATCCCTCAGTTTACAATAAAGCCACTAAAACATGGACTTTCACTGTACCTGCAGGAAAAGAATATACTTTTAAAGTCAAAGCTCAGGTCACATCCAAAGGAATCAAAAAAGTGACATTCAACGACAACGGTGCAGTCCAGTACAAATACATTACAGGGTACTAA
- a CDS encoding right-handed parallel beta-helix repeat-containing protein produces MKKTNTKNVIIVLFLLFICISIHTSFVEPVSAANINVTSTMDNSEIQNVLDSAASGDTINFLGTLYTNIQLTINKTLNIVTRVGTVLSGSSSSGSAVFLINGSKASGTQISGFNITGSGSGILVNSTNNVNISNCNISASDGSAVTINKSSGTNIKNSNITNSITGINISNSKNTKITGSTIKNNAKNGIDVENSVNTTINNDKITNNAERGVKIYNSNSTVINGSALKYNGDNSSAGVSSDEGAVSVKNSNGVKITYNTINSNSQGVTVVDSSNVNINNNTITYNYGEGILLNGTLLENIFIKSNDIEKNANGIVFNYHKGINIIISGNIITKSIERSLPDDEDSGIGLKFGPGYASDTGKEVIEHNAILDNDHMDMRARDSQVWPHVGSNWYGYRPLICSCVQHAAGINMLIVQLGPNTYSVQFIDGVTKKTATDLPSIHVKFTAGGVSQMSWTSNGQAVFNVDSGLGAGLLTAAADMVSVFTNREYNDKPSPDPTPNNGTGTNSTGGGGGNGPGSGTNGANGGTGGDSNSGATSGTSSSVGQAAAASASAGSAGSNGQSGTESKTVQELLIDNTVKNPTVWSIIGIIILLIVILGAYYRNELMKMIKKSKK; encoded by the coding sequence GTGAAAAAGACGAACACTAAAAACGTGATAATTGTATTATTCTTACTATTTATATGTATATCTATACATACCTCATTTGTAGAGCCTGTATCTGCGGCCAACATTAATGTGACTTCTACTATGGACAATTCAGAGATTCAAAATGTATTAGACAGTGCTGCTTCAGGAGATACCATTAATTTCCTTGGAACGCTTTATACAAATATACAGCTGACCATAAACAAGACGTTGAACATAGTAACCCGTGTTGGAACAGTGCTGTCTGGGTCCAGCTCATCAGGGTCTGCAGTGTTTTTAATTAATGGATCTAAAGCTTCAGGGACTCAAATAAGCGGTTTTAATATTACAGGTTCAGGTTCAGGAATACTTGTAAACAGCACGAATAATGTGAACATATCTAACTGTAATATAAGTGCTTCTGATGGTTCTGCAGTCACTATAAACAAAAGCAGCGGCACAAACATTAAAAACAGCAATATAACAAACTCCATAACAGGAATTAACATTTCAAACAGTAAAAACACCAAAATCACTGGAAGCACAATCAAGAACAATGCTAAAAATGGGATAGATGTGGAAAATTCTGTAAATACCACTATAAACAATGATAAAATCACAAATAACGCAGAAAGAGGAGTTAAAATTTATAACTCCAACAGTACGGTTATCAACGGGTCTGCTCTAAAATACAACGGCGATAACAGCAGTGCAGGAGTATCCTCTGATGAAGGGGCTGTATCTGTAAAAAACTCCAACGGCGTTAAAATCACATACAACACCATCAATTCCAACAGCCAGGGCGTAACTGTAGTAGATTCATCCAATGTTAATATAAACAACAACACAATAACTTACAACTATGGAGAAGGAATACTGCTTAACGGAACATTACTTGAAAATATCTTCATAAAAAGTAACGATATAGAAAAAAACGCCAATGGGATTGTATTTAATTACCACAAAGGCATAAATATCATTATCAGCGGAAATATCATAACAAAGAGCATAGAGAGGTCACTGCCCGACGACGAAGACTCTGGAATTGGACTTAAATTTGGTCCAGGATATGCCAGCGACACTGGAAAAGAAGTTATAGAACATAATGCTATTTTAGACAATGATCACATGGATATGAGAGCAAGAGATTCACAGGTCTGGCCCCACGTAGGTTCCAACTGGTACGGGTACCGGCCCCTCATCTGTTCATGTGTTCAACATGCCGCGGGCATAAACATGTTAATAGTGCAACTAGGACCAAATACCTATTCTGTACAGTTTATAGACGGTGTTACCAAGAAAACTGCAACAGATTTACCTTCCATTCATGTAAAATTTACTGCAGGAGGAGTTTCACAAATGAGCTGGACATCAAATGGGCAGGCTGTTTTCAACGTGGATTCGGGTTTAGGTGCAGGCTTATTAACTGCTGCAGCAGACATGGTAAGTGTTTTTACAAATCGTGAGTATAATGATAAACCTTCACCTGATCCTACACCTAATAATGGAACAGGAACTAACAGCACAGGCGGTGGTGGAGGAAATGGTCCAGGTTCAGGTACAAATGGTGCTAACGGAGGTACTGGTGGTGATTCCAACAGCGGGGCAACATCTGGTACTTCTTCAAGTGTAGGGCAAGCGGCTGCAGCTTCAGCATCTGCAGGAAGTGCTGGAAGTAATGGCCAATCTGGAACTGAGAGTAAAACTGTCCAGGAACTATTAATTGATAATACAGTTAAAAATCCAACTGTTTGGAGTATAATTGGAATTATAATACTTCTAATAGTAATATTGGGGGCTTACTACAGGAATGAATTGATGAAGATGATTAAAAAATCAAAAAAATAA
- a CDS encoding right-handed parallel beta-helix repeat-containing protein has translation MIFSVFIIGMSLFATAIEPASAATINVTSIMNNSEIQSALDNAASGDTVNFLGKLYENIQLTINKTLNIITSAGTILSRSNPKSAVFSINGPQSSGTKISGFTINANGTGILINSTSNVIISRCNISAANGPAVNVNSSSNTRIENSTLTNSTTGITVSNSKNTKITGSTVKNNKENGIDVETSINTTINNDKITNNAERGIKIYNSINTTVNGSTIKSNGNNSTINLHSTGGGIYVQNSKNVKITHNNITHNSHGIIGVDSTNLTINNNTIDDNHGDGIILRGYAINITIDTNEIKRNSNGLELDYSKGTNITIRHNTITESILYSDSPTEETGSGINYGADYKNGVGETIEHNVIMNNQKRNINGHDTSATLLPVGINWYGVTWSGNEPGYSVGQDLFCCKVLGTPINLVLYNSGGNTYTAYLMDVYGNYITDLPDISVTFSTTGGFSKTLTLHNGHVSVQIGITHLGNGMVLVTSGDETAYVSFDAEVTNPNSGNGNGNGNGNGNNSGNGNNNGNGNGGSGNGNGAGTNGAGGNSGGSSGGASSGASASVGLATAAADAGSSGGSSQGGSNGQTSSPSKDNSKTAQELFIDKTVKSPEFWGIIGIIVLLVLIFGAYYRKDLMAMIQKSKK, from the coding sequence ATGATATTTTCTGTATTCATCATAGGCATGTCCCTGTTTGCCACGGCCATAGAACCGGCATCGGCTGCTACAATTAATGTAACGTCTATTATGAATAATTCAGAGATCCAATCAGCATTAGATAACGCTGCATCTGGAGATACAGTTAACTTCCTTGGAAAGCTCTATGAAAACATTCAGCTGACCATCAACAAGACTCTGAACATAATAACCAGCGCAGGGACAATATTATCCAGATCTAACCCCAAATCTGCAGTATTTTCAATTAATGGGCCCCAATCTTCAGGAACTAAAATAAGCGGATTTACAATTAACGCAAATGGTACAGGAATACTTATAAACAGCACCAGCAATGTAATCATCTCCAGGTGTAACATAAGCGCTGCCAACGGGCCTGCAGTCAATGTAAACAGCAGTTCTAACACCCGAATTGAAAACAGTACTCTGACAAACTCAACCACAGGAATTACCGTTTCAAACAGTAAAAACACCAAAATCACAGGAAGTACAGTCAAAAATAACAAAGAAAATGGTATAGATGTGGAAACTTCCATAAACACTACTATAAACAATGACAAAATCACAAATAATGCAGAAAGAGGAATTAAAATCTATAATTCCATTAACACCACTGTTAACGGCTCCACCATAAAAAGTAATGGAAATAACAGCACTATAAATCTGCACTCCACCGGAGGAGGTATTTATGTTCAAAACTCAAAGAACGTTAAAATCACACACAACAACATTACCCACAACAGCCACGGAATAATTGGGGTAGACTCCACTAATCTCACAATAAATAACAATACAATAGACGATAACCATGGGGATGGAATAATACTCCGCGGATATGCAATCAACATAACCATAGATACTAATGAGATAAAAAGAAATTCTAATGGGCTTGAACTGGATTACTCCAAGGGTACAAACATAACCATCAGACATAACACTATAACTGAAAGCATACTTTATTCAGACAGTCCTACTGAAGAGACCGGGAGTGGAATTAATTATGGAGCTGACTATAAAAATGGTGTAGGCGAGACCATAGAACACAACGTAATCATGAATAACCAAAAGAGAAATATAAATGGGCATGATACGAGTGCTACCCTCCTTCCAGTGGGTATAAACTGGTACGGAGTAACATGGTCTGGAAATGAACCTGGTTATTCTGTGGGTCAGGATCTGTTCTGTTGTAAAGTCCTTGGTACTCCAATCAATTTGGTATTGTATAACTCTGGAGGAAACACATATACTGCATATCTCATGGATGTTTACGGCAATTATATAACCGATTTGCCGGATATAAGTGTAACCTTTAGTACCACTGGAGGATTTTCAAAAACATTGACACTGCACAATGGACATGTTAGTGTTCAGATCGGCATCACCCATCTGGGAAATGGTATGGTACTAGTTACCAGCGGCGATGAAACCGCTTATGTATCATTCGATGCTGAAGTAACTAATCCAAACTCTGGAAATGGAAACGGCAATGGTAATGGTAATGGAAACAATAGCGGTAATGGGAACAACAATGGAAACGGTAACGGCGGCTCTGGAAATGGAAACGGAGCAGGTACAAACGGTGCCGGTGGAAACTCAGGCGGTTCCAGTGGAGGAGCATCATCAGGCGCTTCTGCAAGCGTAGGGCTTGCAACAGCTGCAGCAGATGCAGGAAGCTCTGGAGGTTCCAGCCAAGGTGGATCCAACGGGCAAACATCTTCCCCGTCCAAAGATAATTCTAAAACTGCCCAGGAGTTATTCATCGACAAAACAGTTAAAAGTCCAGAGTTCTGGGGCATAATCGGGATCATAGTTCTGCTCGTCCTGATATTCGGAGCTTACTACAGAAAAGACTTAATGGCCATGATCCAAAAATCAAAAAAATAA
- a CDS encoding PKD domain-containing protein, producing MLKNKKTFILAMVFLFICITAAGGVSAADAPSASFTSNATGGSADLSVQFNDTSAGSPTSWYWNFGDGKNSTEQNPVHNYTAAGKYTVSLKAGNEYGSDTTSNYIHVYDSADAANRFNNSGFETGDLSGWKYGNTTEVSSSKSHSGNYSVNFRNTGNASTNYIQQNVDLTIVDNISFWCCGDLSRQLNVYIDGVLVKSVSTSNKWTEYTISTSSYTGIHSITLNCTGGTTTYLDDFSVSFSKNLANFTSTTTYNSKKPLTIQFKDTSTGLVTSWLWDFGDGTTSTQKNPLHSYTRAGIYTVKLTVTGPYCSSTQTIDDMVNVVQPTNARTGKTYDSIQAAIDDAENGDTINIGSTSYLETYTENVKVTKRVNIVSNGNVIITALDVNNPVFSMLSGGNNSLIKGFTITGAAGSSGIYIAPSVNAAITGNIITGNKIGIDVEDGTATVTFNSIYNNTLYGLKFTGNGLNAENNWWGTNSPSYVNGTTAPGKTDIYEAQSGSHAVYDPWIVLKAGASDDLLKKGDKSTITVDMTHNSNGQDTSSQGTIPDLPVDFNYTLGTFSTTSTTVSKGKASTVTTGGSTSGTDDASVTVTGCTVYIPITVDTVAPTTNATSGGTFPTSKTVTITTSDPTATIYYTADGIDPRTSSTKIKYTKALTISKTTTLRYAAVDPAGNWSPLYLQNYVIGTGGLANSSYPTYGINNSHTGQSSYTGPQTNATKWTYKGITVYGSAAVGTDGTIYIGGYNGKVYAFNSNGALKWTYTTASYILGSPTLGTDGTIYISCWMNSTLYAINPDGTLKWKYKTGKYNFGSSPAIGADGTIYTVDTSSTVGTVYALSSKGTLKWTYHTAGSIYGSSAAIGSDGTIYIADYNGALYAINPDGTQKWIYKLLFSSYKNATIKNSSGTTYYVTPSIGADGTIYVESQNNLSYNLDGYCGSLPRFTLFVINPDGTLKWTYNTTEELYGAPAISSDGTIYIIGASKLYAISSSGELLWTYSIGEVATNEVVSATIGHDGTIYVGSSAGIYALTPNGSLKWNYAAGSICASPVISSDGTLYVGTINGTLYAFKNIGANFVTKTSSKTVKFTDKSTGSPKSWLWSFGDGKTSTEQNPTHTYAKDGDYTVTLTVTSSKGTDKCTQTCTIDNKAPTASANYKSGWYNKNLNVTLKMSETGTIYYTTNGATPTTSSKKYTGAFTISKSTTLKFIAVDKTGNQSPIYTAKYVIDKTRPYVKSMYPKKSSTGISRSNTLYIKFSENLKTSINWSKVYIKNLKTGKKVALSKVIKNNVLYLKTGKRSANTWYQIYIPAAAIKDAAGNNGIRYTWKFKTGRY from the coding sequence ATGTTAAAGAATAAGAAAACGTTTATATTAGCCATGGTTTTCCTATTCATTTGTATTACCGCTGCAGGAGGTGTAAGTGCTGCAGATGCCCCTTCCGCCAGTTTTACAAGCAATGCGACGGGCGGCAGTGCAGATTTAAGTGTTCAGTTTAACGACACGTCCGCAGGCAGCCCCACATCCTGGTACTGGAATTTTGGGGATGGAAAAAATTCAACTGAACAGAACCCTGTGCATAACTACACCGCAGCCGGTAAATACACTGTCAGTCTAAAGGCAGGCAATGAATACGGTAGTGATACCACTTCAAATTATATCCATGTATATGATTCAGCCGACGCTGCAAACAGGTTCAACAATTCCGGGTTTGAAACAGGCGATTTAAGCGGGTGGAAATATGGAAATACCACAGAGGTAAGCAGTTCAAAATCTCACAGTGGAAATTACAGCGTTAATTTCCGCAATACTGGTAATGCAAGCACGAATTACATTCAACAGAATGTTGATCTAACCATTGTAGATAATATTTCCTTCTGGTGCTGCGGGGACCTTTCCAGGCAGCTTAACGTGTATATTGATGGAGTCCTTGTAAAATCAGTTAGTACCTCAAATAAATGGACTGAATACACGATTTCAACTTCAAGTTACACCGGCATTCACAGTATAACACTGAACTGCACTGGAGGTACTACTACTTATCTGGATGATTTTTCAGTGAGTTTTTCAAAAAACCTGGCTAATTTCACAAGTACAACCACATATAACAGCAAAAAACCGTTAACTATCCAGTTTAAAGATACATCCACTGGCCTGGTAACAAGCTGGCTGTGGGACTTTGGCGATGGTACAACAAGCACCCAAAAGAACCCGCTCCACAGCTACACCAGGGCAGGCATTTATACTGTGAAGCTAACGGTTACAGGGCCTTACTGCAGTTCAACCCAGACCATTGATGATATGGTTAACGTGGTCCAGCCCACCAATGCCAGAACTGGCAAAACTTACGACAGCATCCAGGCAGCGATAGACGATGCAGAAAACGGAGATACCATCAACATAGGCAGTACATCGTACCTAGAAACCTATACTGAAAACGTGAAGGTCACCAAAAGGGTGAACATAGTTTCAAATGGGAACGTGATAATCACCGCTTTAGATGTAAATAATCCCGTTTTCAGCATGCTTTCTGGTGGAAACAATTCCCTGATAAAAGGTTTCACCATAACTGGAGCAGCTGGTTCAAGCGGGATTTATATAGCCCCTTCAGTCAACGCCGCCATCACAGGCAACATTATTACCGGAAATAAAATTGGAATTGATGTTGAGGACGGGACTGCAACTGTAACTTTCAACAGCATATACAACAACACCCTTTACGGTTTAAAGTTTACAGGAAACGGTTTAAACGCTGAAAATAACTGGTGGGGAACCAACAGCCCATCATATGTAAACGGCACCACTGCACCTGGAAAAACAGATATATATGAAGCACAAAGCGGAAGCCATGCTGTTTATGACCCGTGGATTGTGTTAAAAGCCGGTGCAAGTGACGATCTGCTGAAAAAAGGGGACAAATCCACTATCACAGTAGATATGACCCATAACTCCAATGGCCAAGACACATCAAGCCAGGGAACCATACCAGACTTACCAGTAGACTTTAATTACACTCTAGGGACATTTTCTACAACAAGCACAACAGTTTCCAAAGGAAAAGCAAGTACAGTAACAACTGGCGGAAGCACAAGCGGGACAGATGACGCAAGTGTAACCGTTACAGGATGTACAGTCTACATTCCAATTACAGTTGATACTGTAGCACCCACCACAAACGCCACTTCCGGGGGAACATTTCCCACCAGCAAAACAGTGACCATAACCACCAGCGACCCCACTGCAACAATTTATTACACTGCAGACGGTATTGACCCCCGAACAAGCAGCACAAAAATAAAATACACAAAAGCTCTTACCATCAGCAAAACCACAACCCTCAGGTATGCTGCAGTTGACCCTGCAGGAAACTGGAGCCCACTGTACCTTCAAAATTATGTTATTGGAACAGGGGGGCTTGCAAATTCATCATACCCCACATATGGAATAAACAACAGCCACACTGGGCAGTCCAGTTACACAGGACCGCAGACAAACGCAACCAAATGGACTTACAAAGGCATAACCGTATACGGGTCTGCAGCTGTCGGTACAGACGGGACCATATACATTGGAGGTTATAACGGTAAGGTATACGCATTCAACTCCAATGGGGCGTTGAAATGGACTTACACCACTGCAAGTTATATACTTGGTTCCCCTACCCTCGGGACCGACGGGACTATATACATCAGCTGCTGGATGAACAGTACACTTTACGCAATAAACCCTGACGGAACACTGAAATGGAAGTACAAGACTGGAAAATATAATTTCGGCTCATCACCTGCTATTGGTGCAGATGGAACCATTTATACAGTAGATACCAGCAGTACTGTTGGCACCGTATACGCATTATCTTCTAAAGGAACGCTGAAATGGACATACCATACTGCAGGGTCGATCTATGGGTCATCAGCAGCTATTGGTTCAGATGGAACAATTTATATTGCAGATTACAATGGTGCTCTGTACGCGATAAACCCAGATGGAACGCAGAAATGGATATATAAGCTTTTATTCAGTTCTTATAAAAATGCAACAATAAAAAATTCATCTGGAACTACATATTATGTTACTCCATCTATTGGTGCAGATGGAACAATTTATGTTGAAAGCCAGAACAATTTAAGTTACAATTTAGATGGTTACTGTGGCAGTTTACCACGGTTTACATTATTTGTCATAAATCCAGATGGAACACTGAAATGGACATACAATACTACAGAAGAACTCTACGGTGCCCCTGCCATTTCCTCAGATGGAACTATATACATTATAGGCGCCAGTAAACTCTATGCCATAAGTTCCAGTGGAGAATTATTGTGGACTTACAGCATTGGGGAGGTTGCTACAAATGAAGTCGTATCGGCTACTATCGGGCACGACGGGACTATCTATGTTGGAAGCAGCGCAGGCATTTATGCGTTGACCCCAAACGGGTCGCTGAAATGGAATTATGCCGCTGGAAGTATCTGTGCTTCCCCAGTAATCAGTTCAGACGGCACATTATACGTTGGAACCATTAATGGAACATTATACGCGTTTAAAAATATTGGAGCCAATTTCGTAACAAAAACTAGCAGTAAAACAGTCAAATTCACCGATAAATCCACAGGCAGTCCAAAATCATGGTTGTGGAGCTTTGGAGATGGAAAAACTTCCACAGAACAGAACCCAACACATACATATGCTAAAGACGGTGATTATACAGTTACTTTAACTGTAACCAGCAGCAAAGGTACTGATAAATGCACTCAAACATGCACAATAGACAACAAAGCACCGACCGCAAGCGCCAATTACAAAAGCGGATGGTACAACAAAAACCTGAATGTTACTTTAAAAATGAGCGAAACAGGAACCATCTACTACACTACCAATGGAGCTACACCAACTACAAGCAGTAAAAAATACACCGGAGCATTCACCATAAGCAAAAGCACAACCCTAAAATTCATAGCAGTAGACAAAACAGGAAACCAATCCCCAATATACACCGCAAAATACGTCATAGACAAAACAAGGCCATACGTAAAATCAATGTACCCTAAAAAAAGCAGCACAGGCATCTCCAGATCAAACACACTCTACATCAAATTCAGCGAAAACCTCAAAACCAGCATAAACTGGTCTAAAGTGTACATCAAAAACCTGAAAACAGGCAAAAAAGTAGCATTAAGCAAAGTGATCAAAAACAATGTTTTATACCTTAAAACAGGTAAACGGTCTGCTAACACATGGTACCAGATCTACATTCCAGCAGCAGCAATTAAAGACGCAGCAGGAAACAATGGTATTAGATACACATGGAAATTTAAAACAGGAAGATACTAA